A region from the Bacteroidia bacterium genome encodes:
- a CDS encoding general stress protein CsbD translates to MNTKLEEESFIEKNEKLDEKVFLTKENDLQQEELKNDERLEKLQARLGKSKEEIKKIINALHSS, encoded by the coding sequence ATGAACACGAAATTAGAAGAAGAAAGCTTTATCGAGAAAAATGAAAAGCTTGATGAAAAAGTTTTTCTAACAAAGGAGAATGACCTACAGCAGGAGGAATTGAAAAATGATGAAAGGCTAGAAAAACTTCAAGCCAGACTAGGTAAATCAAAAGAAGAAATAAAAAAAATCATTAACGCACTTCATTCTTCTTAA
- a CDS encoding Hpt domain-containing protein: MLKNEIINSNENVCNLKYLIDLMGSKKNLIKGIMDAFLNQVPEDLKHINDAILKIDYPTIKIFAHTMKSSVSIMGISVLEPILQKMEDLAEITTDIEEIKFLNGKVILICKQAMEEIEKEKLMYI; encoded by the coding sequence ATGTTAAAAAACGAAATTATAAATAGCAACGAAAATGTATGTAACCTTAAATACCTTATCGATTTAATGGGAAGCAAAAAGAATTTAATAAAGGGTATAATGGATGCTTTTCTTAATCAGGTCCCTGAGGATCTTAAGCATATAAATGATGCGATTTTAAAAATAGATTACCCTACTATTAAAATATTTGCTCATACAATGAAGTCATCTGTTTCAATAATGGGAATTTCTGTACTGGAACCAATTTTACAAAAAATGGAAGACTTAGCTGAAATAACAACTGATATTGAAGAAATAAAATTCTTAAATGGTAAAGTTATTTTAATATGTAAACAGGCAATGGAGGAAATAGAGAAAGAAAAATTAATGTATATTTAA
- a CDS encoding DUF3494 domain-containing protein translates to MKTQLLNALILLMLVLIPAINFAQAPPLGTASEFVLFSTDGALVNTGISQLTGNVGTNNGSIGGFGNVNGVMNNANGASAQCAADLLIAYNQLNSTVPTFFPAPLLGNGQILIPGVYSISGAATLNLDITLNAQGNANAVFIFQIQGPLSTNADAKVKLINGALACNVFWKVEGLVSMASGTTMRGTVIANNAAINMNSGDTLEGRALTTAGAINIDGVLAYTPTGCGSPVLTGPSAANLGSTACYAVFSANGSVTNSGITNLTGDVGTNVGLTTGFDALTVLGSIHPIPDVSTAACAADLGNLYTYLNTLPYDIELLYPAQFGNNLVLTPHTYIMNAATVFTDTLYLDARDNANAVFVIQINGALSTSTYSKVLLINGTQAKNVFWKVDGAVSISDYSVFNGTIICNNGAIDLTTGVHINGRALTTTGTLTTASVTVNMTPGCITGIDVLELNNSNEIVTIFPNPISSSTSIMINELSKINNAELRIYNVLGAEVLNINVTKQLTVIETGNLISGIYFYKVINENKIIQSGKLISNQ, encoded by the coding sequence ATGAAAACTCAACTACTAAATGCATTAATTTTATTAATGCTTGTATTAATTCCTGCAATAAATTTTGCACAAGCTCCTCCTTTGGGAACTGCATCTGAATTTGTGCTTTTTTCTACTGATGGAGCATTAGTGAATACTGGCATTTCTCAGCTTACCGGTAATGTGGGAACAAATAATGGTTCTATTGGTGGATTCGGAAATGTGAATGGTGTTATGAATAACGCAAATGGTGCAAGTGCACAATGTGCTGCTGATTTATTGATTGCATATAATCAACTTAACAGCACTGTTCCAACTTTTTTTCCTGCTCCTTTATTAGGTAATGGACAAATTTTGATTCCTGGAGTTTATTCAATTTCTGGAGCAGCAACACTTAATTTAGACATTACTTTAAATGCACAAGGTAATGCAAATGCTGTATTTATTTTCCAAATTCAGGGACCTTTATCAACAAATGCAGATGCAAAAGTTAAATTAATTAATGGTGCATTAGCATGCAATGTTTTTTGGAAAGTTGAAGGTTTGGTAAGTATGGCTTCTGGAACAACTATGAGAGGAACAGTTATAGCAAACAATGCAGCTATTAATATGAACAGTGGCGATACCCTTGAAGGTAGAGCTCTTACTACAGCTGGTGCAATTAATATTGATGGTGTTCTTGCTTATACTCCAACCGGTTGTGGAAGTCCTGTTTTAACAGGTCCATCTGCAGCTAATCTTGGATCTACAGCATGCTATGCAGTGTTTTCAGCTAACGGCTCTGTTACAAATTCGGGTATAACAAATCTTACTGGTGATGTTGGTACAAATGTCGGTCTCACAACTGGATTTGATGCATTAACCGTTTTAGGTTCTATTCACCCAATTCCAGACGTTTCTACAGCAGCATGTGCAGCAGATTTAGGTAATCTTTACACTTATCTTAACACTTTGCCTTATGATATTGAGCTATTATACCCTGCTCAGTTTGGAAACAATCTAGTATTAACACCTCATACATATATTATGAATGCTGCTACTGTTTTTACGGATACTCTTTATTTAGATGCAAGAGATAATGCAAATGCTGTATTTGTTATCCAGATTAACGGAGCCCTTTCTACAAGTACTTATTCAAAAGTGCTTTTGATTAATGGAACACAGGCAAAGAATGTTTTCTGGAAAGTTGATGGCGCAGTAAGTATAAGTGATTATTCAGTTTTTAACGGAACAATTATTTGTAACAATGGTGCAATTGACTTAACAACCGGAGTTCATATCAACGGTAGAGCTCTTACTACTACTGGTACTTTAACAACAGCATCTGTAACTGTAAATATGACTCCAGGATGTATTACAGGAATAGATGTTTTAGAATTAAATAACAGCAATGAAATTGTAACAATTTTCCCAAATCCTATAAGCTCTTCAACATCAATTATGATAAATGAATTATCGAAAATAAATAATGCAGAATTAAGAATCTATAATGTATTAGGAGCTGAAGTTTTAAACATTAATGTTACAAAGCAATTAACCGTTATTGAAACTGGTAATTTAATTTCTGGAATTTATTTCTATAAAGTTATAAATGAAAATAAAATTATTCAATCAGGTAAGTTAATCTCAAATCAATAA
- a CDS encoding DUF4239 domain-containing protein has product MAITYYMLQIPPFLFFILIVSFGGIFAALTTSLFRKYIRVKILRSHNEVTGFLFLAISSFYSLLLSFTVFVVWDQLNSTRSNVSKEGSSAMSLYRDIKFYPDTVESKQLMMVYLDFVYNVIDEEFPDMEHMKLSRKTPESFNKVFYKMEHLNPKNQYQIQLVAQMFNHLNELATYRGLRISSMETEIPPPMWFPIILGAVITLLCAMLLDIEHARMHVSLNAFLGIVIGMLFFIIIILDHPFTGSLSLKPKSYRQIFTMEQLANEHSLEK; this is encoded by the coding sequence ATGGCTATTACTTACTACATGCTTCAGATACCTCCATTTTTATTTTTTATTTTAATTGTTTCTTTTGGTGGAATATTTGCTGCATTGACTACTTCTTTATTCCGAAAATATATAAGAGTAAAAATATTACGGTCACACAACGAAGTAACAGGCTTTCTCTTTTTAGCTATTTCTAGTTTTTACTCATTGTTACTTAGCTTTACAGTATTTGTTGTATGGGATCAATTAAACTCAACACGAAGTAATGTTAGCAAAGAGGGTAGTTCTGCCATGAGCTTATACAGAGATATTAAATTTTATCCTGATACAGTTGAATCAAAACAGTTAATGATGGTTTATCTAGATTTTGTATACAATGTTATTGATGAAGAGTTTCCTGATATGGAACATATGAAGCTAAGTCGTAAAACACCAGAATCATTTAATAAAGTGTTTTATAAGATGGAACATCTTAATCCTAAAAATCAATATCAAATACAGTTGGTAGCTCAAATGTTTAATCATTTAAACGAACTTGCAACATACAGGGGACTTAGAATTTCATCAATGGAAACAGAAATACCCCCACCTATGTGGTTCCCAATTATATTAGGAGCAGTTATAACTTTATTGTGTGCAATGCTACTTGACATTGAACACGCTCGCATGCATGTGTCACTCAATGCATTTCTGGGTATTGTTATTGGAATGTTATTTTTTATAATTATTATACTTGATCATCCATTTACAGGTAGCTTGAGCCTTAAACCAAAATCTTATAGGCAAATATTTACAATGGAACAGTTAGCAAATGAACATTCTTTAGAAAAATAA
- a CDS encoding ATP-binding cassette domain-containing protein — MEKQITISNQEAIISIKGLYKSFGELDILKDINLDVFKGENIVILGRSGAGKSVLIKIIIGLLFPDKGIVTVFGKQVDKLLGKELDILRLKIGFSFQSSALYDSMNVRKNLEFPLTINRTKLTRLVIDKTVEEVLDAVGLLDKINEMPSDLSGGQRKRIGIARTLILKPEIMLYDEPTSGLDPITSAEINKLINEVQEKYNTTSIIITHDLTCAKETSNRVAMLLDGSFVKVGKFNEVFDPDSNRENNEQIKSFYNYNFIQ, encoded by the coding sequence ATGGAAAAGCAAATTACAATATCAAATCAGGAAGCTATTATTTCTATCAAAGGATTGTATAAATCGTTTGGTGAATTAGATATTTTAAAAGATATAAACCTTGATGTTTTTAAAGGTGAGAATATTGTTATACTTGGTCGTTCAGGTGCAGGAAAATCTGTTCTTATAAAGATTATTATTGGCTTATTGTTTCCTGATAAAGGAATTGTTACTGTTTTTGGTAAACAAGTAGATAAATTATTAGGTAAAGAATTAGACATTCTTCGTTTAAAAATTGGATTTTCGTTTCAGAGTAGTGCATTATACGATAGTATGAATGTTAGAAAAAATCTTGAGTTTCCGTTAACAATTAATAGAACAAAATTAACAAGATTGGTAATTGATAAAACTGTAGAAGAAGTATTAGATGCAGTTGGCTTACTCGATAAAATTAATGAAATGCCATCAGATCTTTCAGGTGGACAAAGAAAAAGAATAGGAATAGCTCGAACATTAATTCTTAAACCAGAAATAATGTTATATGATGAACCTACATCTGGATTGGACCCTATTACTTCAGCAGAAATAAATAAATTAATAAATGAAGTTCAGGAAAAATACAATACAACTTCCATAATTATAACTCATGATCTTACTTGTGCTAAAGAAACTAGTAACCGAGTAGCTATGTTGTTAGATGGTAGCTTTGTTAAAGTAGGCAAATTCAATGAAGTATTTGATCCCGATAGCAATCGGGAAAACAACGAACAAATAAAAAGTTTTTATAATTATAATTTTATACAATAA
- a CDS encoding lmo0937 family membrane protein: protein MGNILYLIAVILVIIWAIGFFGYNVGGIIHVLLVIALISVILRIIKG from the coding sequence ATGGGAAATATACTTTATTTAATAGCAGTAATATTAGTTATTATATGGGCAATAGGATTCTTCGGTTACAACGTCGGTGGGATTATACATGTATTATTAGTAATTGCTTTAATCTCTGTAATATTAAGAATTATTAAAGGTTAA
- a CDS encoding response regulator, translating into MNSKKQINIFIVEDNKVYTMALKASIEIAFKDLPVKIHSFETGETCLRKFKNVLPELVILDYNLNSKSINAANGLQVLDKIKKSNSNTSVIMLTSNENIDIALKSFHHGASDYVVKTNNQFKNINISISNYFANKELDLQNERRIKREVELIISNKELDFKNKEEKRVAELIIVNNQKAEVEKSKQVIEKRNKDITDSIRYAKRIQQAKLPKKEEIYSALSNCFVLFKPKDIVSGDFYFFYKNNLSLFIAAADCTGHGVPGAFMSMIGSEKLATAVSLSTDTSEILKKLNKGIKESLRQSESYDSTRDGMDIALCSVDIKKRIVKFAGANRPLWIIRNGHYEIEEIKGTKKAIGGFTDDNQHFESHDLKLKKGDTFYITTDGYSDQFGGIRGRKLMTKKFKQILLEIQDMTMNEQEKHLNDFVEDWRAEEEQVDDILVIGVRL; encoded by the coding sequence ATGAATTCTAAAAAACAAATTAATATTTTTATTGTAGAAGATAACAAAGTCTATACAATGGCACTTAAAGCATCAATTGAGATTGCTTTTAAGGATTTGCCTGTTAAAATACACTCATTTGAAACAGGTGAAACATGTTTAAGAAAATTTAAAAATGTTTTGCCTGAGTTAGTAATACTAGATTATAATTTAAATAGTAAATCAATAAATGCAGCTAATGGGCTTCAGGTTCTAGATAAAATAAAAAAAAGCAATAGTAATACAAGCGTTATTATGCTAACAAGTAATGAAAATATTGATATTGCATTAAAATCATTTCATCATGGAGCTTCAGATTACGTTGTTAAAACAAATAACCAATTTAAAAATATTAATATTTCAATTTCAAATTATTTTGCAAATAAAGAACTTGATTTACAAAATGAACGAAGAATAAAAAGAGAGGTAGAACTAATAATCTCAAATAAAGAGCTTGATTTTAAAAACAAGGAAGAAAAAAGAGTTGCTGAATTAATTATAGTAAACAACCAAAAAGCAGAAGTTGAGAAGTCAAAACAAGTAATTGAAAAAAGAAATAAAGATATTACTGATAGTATAAGGTATGCAAAACGTATACAGCAAGCAAAACTACCCAAGAAGGAAGAAATTTATTCGGCACTGTCTAATTGTTTTGTACTATTTAAACCAAAGGATATTGTTAGTGGCGATTTTTATTTTTTTTATAAAAATAATTTATCTCTTTTTATTGCCGCTGCTGATTGTACCGGTCATGGAGTACCTGGTGCATTTATGAGCATGATAGGATCAGAAAAGCTGGCAACTGCAGTTTCGTTAAGTACCGATACATCTGAAATATTAAAGAAATTAAATAAAGGGATTAAAGAATCACTTCGCCAATCAGAGAGTTATGATTCTACCAGAGATGGAATGGACATTGCACTTTGTTCTGTTGATATTAAAAAGCGTATAGTTAAGTTTGCCGGTGCAAACAGACCGCTTTGGATTATTCGTAATGGACACTATGAAATTGAAGAAATAAAAGGAACTAAAAAAGCTATTGGTGGTTTTACTGATGATAACCAGCATTTTGAAAGTCATGACTTGAAATTAAAAAAAGGTGACACTTTTTATATAACAACAGATGGATATTCTGATCAGTTTGGTGGAATAAGAGGGAGAAAATTAATGACCAAAAAATTTAAACAAATTCTACTAGAAATTCAGGATATGACAATGAATGAACAAGAAAAACATTTAAATGATTTTGTAGAGGACTGGAGAGCTGAAGAGGAGCAAGTGGATGATATCCTTGTCATTGGTGTTAGATTGTGA
- a CDS encoding DUF3494 domain-containing protein — MKTQLDLFNKAIGSMYEMIGYKKKQNKLLPSRTTPILIPFQITKQLSVILNTASGYAILAGSAVRNTGKTVITGNLGLSPGTSVGGFPSGILIGSEHINDESANQAKNDLSTAYYDAAGRMTEDLVKLSGNIGGLTLTPGLYKSLSSIALSSGDLILDAKGNTDAVFIIQIATTLIVRIGRKVILAGGALASNIFWQVGGSATFETNSVFNGSVLSMHSITLNTGAKLNGKIFAINGAVVLAGNTIVKQ; from the coding sequence ATGAAAACACAATTAGACTTATTTAACAAAGCAATTGGATCAATGTATGAAATGATTGGTTATAAAAAAAAACAAAATAAACTTCTGCCTTCACGAACAACTCCTATTTTAATTCCATTTCAAATTACCAAACAACTTTCAGTAATCTTAAATACTGCTTCAGGTTATGCCATACTTGCAGGTTCAGCAGTTAGAAATACAGGTAAAACTGTAATTACCGGTAATCTTGGATTAAGCCCTGGTACTTCTGTTGGTGGTTTTCCTTCAGGAATATTAATCGGGAGTGAACATATTAATGATGAAAGTGCAAATCAGGCAAAAAATGATTTATCTACTGCATATTATGATGCTGCAGGGCGAATGACCGAAGATTTAGTAAAATTATCTGGAAATATTGGAGGATTAACATTAACTCCCGGACTTTATAAATCTCTTTCGTCAATAGCTCTTTCGTCAGGTGATTTAATTCTTGATGCTAAAGGGAACACAGATGCTGTTTTTATTATTCAGATTGCTACAACATTAATTGTTAGAATAGGACGAAAAGTGATTCTGGCTGGAGGAGCTTTAGCCTCAAATATCTTTTGGCAAGTAGGCGGCTCGGCAACTTTTGAAACTAATTCTGTGTTTAACGGGTCTGTTTTATCAATGCATTCTATAACATTAAATACAGGTGCAAAACTTAATGGAAAAATATTTGCAATAAATGGTGCTGTTGTATTAGCTGGTAACACTATTGTAAAACAATAA
- a CDS encoding response regulator, which translates to MKQINLDRINLLNIRKIILKIVLVFGIIAGLFFIAIKISHEKFSKLSQKVSSILEPNIKLVELKQISVSIYNAEANVKAYVISKDTVYLLYYEYYINNLNSRLDTLYLLSKESKIVDENQSKSNHLFSAQIITLRKLIKNRIDLFNEYIELKTGKNSQNELLKLIHKIKINKKEVKNSNEQNIEIPKKSFFSQIFSSKKKNEEQVNVELPVISSDSLQKNILKIIIQTQREEKINAGNKLLNEIDISQREYVVMNNIFSILENMEEKELLEGINRVKIASIETNRQISLISYWLTSLGLILVLIFSYYIYYDILRVKRFKEQLLLAKSNAEKKASRYALSLIEASLDPLVTISSDGKITDMNEATVKITGISREELTDTDFFEYFTESQKANEVYQEVFNKGFVKDYPLTLRHKDGSHTEVLFNGSVYKDDSDAVLGVVVVARDITSQKLFESELINAKSKAEQATIKAEESTKLIEAFLANMSHEIRTPMNAIMGFSDLLSKKSLGEKETNYVTIIKSAGEKLLTIINDILDISKIEAGMMSFEEEVFSVKETLKSLNVLLMGKAKDKNIELLFTCDESVPNVLLGDHTRLTQIIINLVDNAIKFTQKGKVQVSANVINNVNDTYLIEFSIKDSGIGIPQEKLVNIFERFRQAEHYTTRMYGGTGLGLSIAKQLVELQGGNISVKSEINVGSIFTFSISYKKTSQIHLSPETIDKKCNMQELSKLSILLVEDSLLNVQLIQSLFIENNLKLQIAENGSVCLEKLKTNIFDIILMDMEMPVMNGYEAATKIRKELNNNIPIIAMTAHAMAGERERCLGMGMNDYISKPINSLLLFEKINDLTFPEILKNEPNITISNVCNFINANKIANGKLDVFKGFMDVFLRQAPADLHCINEAVAKADYAIIKDIAHKMKSSVSIMSISMLIPVLQELEELGGKAMDIVKINELNQTLNLIYKQAIEEVKIERQNYT; encoded by the coding sequence ATGAAGCAAATTAATCTTGATAGAATTAATCTTCTCAACATCCGAAAAATTATTCTGAAAATAGTTCTTGTATTTGGGATTATTGCAGGTTTGTTTTTTATTGCTATAAAAATATCACATGAAAAATTTTCTAAGTTATCTCAGAAGGTTTCATCTATATTAGAACCTAATATTAAACTTGTTGAATTAAAACAAATATCTGTGAGTATTTATAATGCTGAAGCTAATGTAAAAGCTTACGTCATTAGTAAGGATACAGTTTATTTGTTATATTATGAATATTATATTAATAATTTAAACTCAAGGTTAGATACTTTATATTTATTGTCAAAAGAAAGTAAAATTGTTGACGAAAATCAATCAAAGTCCAATCATTTATTTTCAGCACAGATTATCACTTTAAGAAAGCTGATTAAAAACAGAATTGATTTGTTTAATGAATATATTGAATTAAAAACTGGCAAAAATTCTCAGAACGAACTGTTAAAATTGATTCATAAGATAAAAATTAATAAAAAAGAAGTAAAAAATAGTAACGAGCAAAATATTGAAATTCCCAAAAAATCTTTTTTTTCACAAATCTTTTCTTCAAAGAAGAAAAATGAAGAGCAAGTAAATGTTGAATTACCTGTAATATCATCAGATTCATTACAAAAAAATATACTTAAAATAATAATTCAAACACAAAGAGAAGAAAAGATTAATGCTGGTAACAAATTATTAAATGAAATAGATATTTCTCAAAGAGAATATGTTGTAATGAATAATATTTTTTCCATCCTTGAAAACATGGAAGAAAAAGAACTTTTGGAAGGAATAAATAGAGTAAAAATAGCATCAATAGAAACTAATAGACAAATAAGTTTAATAAGCTATTGGTTAACATCGCTGGGTTTAATTTTAGTGCTTATATTTTCGTATTATATATACTATGATATTTTAAGAGTTAAGAGATTTAAAGAACAATTATTACTTGCAAAATCTAATGCAGAAAAAAAAGCTTCAAGATATGCTTTAAGTCTTATCGAAGCAAGTCTTGACCCATTGGTAACAATAAGTTCTGATGGTAAAATAACAGACATGAATGAAGCAACGGTTAAAATTACCGGCATTTCTCGTGAAGAATTGACAGATACTGATTTTTTTGAATATTTTACAGAGTCACAAAAAGCCAATGAGGTTTATCAGGAAGTTTTTAACAAAGGATTTGTAAAAGATTATCCGCTCACACTTCGTCATAAAGATGGCAGTCACACTGAAGTGCTATTCAATGGTTCGGTATACAAAGATGATTCCGATGCCGTATTAGGGGTTGTAGTTGTTGCAAGAGATATAACAAGCCAAAAACTTTTTGAATCTGAACTGATTAATGCAAAAAGTAAAGCAGAACAAGCTACTATAAAAGCTGAAGAGTCAACTAAATTAATTGAAGCATTTCTTGCTAACATGAGTCATGAAATTCGTACGCCAATGAATGCAATCATGGGTTTTTCTGATTTGTTATCAAAAAAGAGCCTGGGAGAAAAAGAAACTAATTATGTAACAATAATAAAATCAGCAGGTGAAAAGCTTTTGACAATAATAAATGATATACTTGATATTTCTAAAATTGAAGCAGGTATGATGTCTTTTGAGGAAGAAGTATTTAGTGTTAAGGAAACGCTGAAGTCGCTAAATGTTTTGCTTATGGGTAAAGCAAAAGATAAGAATATTGAATTGTTATTTACCTGTGATGAATCTGTGCCAAATGTTTTGCTTGGTGATCATACCCGCCTTACTCAAATAATAATAAACCTTGTAGATAATGCTATTAAGTTTACACAAAAAGGAAAAGTTCAGGTATCTGCAAATGTTATCAATAATGTTAACGATACTTATTTAATTGAATTTTCAATAAAAGATTCAGGAATAGGAATTCCTCAAGAAAAACTAGTAAATATTTTTGAGAGATTTAGACAAGCAGAACATTATACAACAAGAATGTATGGTGGAACCGGGCTTGGTTTGAGTATAGCAAAGCAACTGGTAGAATTACAAGGTGGAAATATATCCGTTAAAAGTGAAATAAATGTAGGTTCTATTTTTACATTTTCTATTAGTTACAAAAAAACATCTCAAATTCATTTGAGTCCAGAAACAATTGATAAAAAGTGTAATATGCAAGAATTAAGTAAATTGAGCATATTGTTAGTTGAGGATAGTTTATTAAATGTGCAATTGATACAAAGTTTATTTATTGAAAATAATTTAAAATTACAGATTGCAGAAAATGGAAGTGTTTGTTTAGAAAAACTTAAAACTAATATTTTTGATATTATACTAATGGACATGGAAATGCCGGTAATGAATGGATATGAAGCTGCAACAAAGATCAGAAAAGAACTAAATAACAATATTCCTATCATTGCAATGACGGCACATGCAATGGCAGGAGAAAGAGAAAGATGTTTAGGTATGGGAATGAATGATTATATTTCAAAACCAATTAATTCACTATTACTTTTTGAGAAAATAAATGACTTAACATTTCCTGAAATTTTAAAAAACGAACCGAATATTACTATCTCAAATGTTTGTAATTTTATTAATGCAAATAAAATAGCAAATGGTAAATTGGATGTTTTTAAAGGATTTATGGATGTCTTTTTAAGGCAAGCACCTGCCGACCTACATTGTATTAATGAGGCAGTAGCTAAAGCTGATTATGCAATTATTAAGGATATTGCCCATAAGATGAAATCTTCTGTTTCTATAATGAGTATTTCTATGCTTATACCTGTTTTACAGGAGTTGGAAGAACTAGGTGGGAAGGCTATGGATATTGTTAAGATAAATGAGCTTAATCAGACACTAAATTTAATATATAAGCAGGCAATTGAAGAAGTAAAAATTGAAAGACAAAATTATACTTAA
- a CDS encoding response regulator has protein sequence MINTKPLILIVDDSPLNIKVLKSVLKQNGYKVSFATSGIEALQYLKEKTPDLILLDIQMSGMDGYEVCTLLKKNDVTKDIPVIFLTANTKTSYLLKGFELGAVDYITKPFNFLELTARVATHIELKRAKENLEEEKTKIETLNTILQNKNSELIEANIEIKKERNRSDELLLNILPYETAKELKDTGKSLPQKFEMVTVLFTDFKGFTQVSEKMTPEHLVGELHLIFSEFDKIISRYPIEKIKTIGDSYMCAGGLPTPNFTNSMDVVLAALEMKEFIENRTTKFKNNSDIPNWQIRIGVHTGPVISGVVGTKKFTYDIWGDTVNIASRMESSGEENMVNISNTTFKLIKNKLVENKISVTYRGEIAAKNKGKIKMYFVYKD, from the coding sequence GTGATAAATACTAAACCACTAATATTAATTGTTGACGATTCACCTTTAAATATAAAGGTACTTAAAAGTGTTCTGAAACAAAATGGCTATAAAGTTTCTTTCGCAACTTCTGGCATTGAAGCTCTTCAATATTTAAAAGAAAAAACTCCTGATTTAATTTTACTTGATATCCAAATGTCAGGAATGGATGGATATGAAGTATGTACGTTGTTAAAGAAAAATGATGTGACTAAAGATATTCCGGTTATATTTTTAACTGCTAATACTAAAACCAGTTATTTGTTAAAAGGTTTTGAGTTAGGTGCAGTTGATTACATTACTAAACCATTTAATTTTTTAGAACTAACCGCCCGTGTTGCTACTCATATTGAACTAAAGAGAGCTAAAGAAAATCTTGAAGAAGAAAAGACAAAAATTGAAACATTAAACACTATACTTCAAAATAAGAATAGTGAACTTATAGAAGCAAATATTGAAATTAAAAAAGAGAGAAATCGGTCAGATGAATTGTTATTAAATATTCTTCCATACGAAACTGCCAAAGAGTTAAAAGATACTGGCAAATCGTTGCCGCAAAAATTTGAAATGGTTACTGTTTTGTTTACAGATTTTAAGGGTTTCACGCAGGTTTCGGAGAAAATGACTCCGGAACATCTAGTTGGAGAATTACATTTAATATTTTCGGAATTTGACAAAATTATTTCCAGATATCCAATTGAAAAAATTAAAACAATTGGTGATTCATACATGTGTGCAGGTGGTTTGCCTACACCAAATTTTACTAATTCGATGGATGTTGTTTTAGCTGCTTTGGAAATGAAAGAATTTATAGAAAATCGTACAACAAAATTCAAAAATAACTCAGATATACCTAATTGGCAAATCAGAATTGGGGTACATACAGGCCCTGTTATTTCAGGAGTCGTTGGAACCAAAAAATTTACTTATGATATTTGGGGTGATACTGTAAACATTGCTTCGCGAATGGAATCCAGCGGAGAAGAAAATATGGTTAATATTTCTAATACTACATTTAAGCTTATTAAAAACAAATTAGTAGAAAATAAAATTTCAGTAACTTATAGGGGCGAGATAGCAGCTAAGAATAAAGGAAAAATAAAAATGTATTTTGTTTATAAGGATTAA
- a CDS encoding response regulator, with protein sequence MKLKNQINIFIVEDNQLFLLTLKADIENTFVNMPIRIYSFATGEECMERFNEKNPQIVILDYHLNTKNPLASDGIQVLDLIIKENPDTKVLILTGDDNVDIALNSFKHGASDYIVKTDTQFRKVIYSLFNFFNLIEAKNETRKYKFIAIILFACLALLIGGLIVLGV encoded by the coding sequence ATGAAACTAAAAAATCAAATTAATATTTTTATTGTAGAAGATAATCAATTATTTCTTCTCACATTAAAAGCTGACATAGAAAATACTTTTGTAAATATGCCTATTCGAATATACAGCTTTGCAACCGGTGAAGAATGTATGGAACGATTTAATGAAAAAAATCCTCAGATAGTTATCTTAGATTATCATCTAAATACTAAAAATCCATTAGCTTCAGATGGCATTCAAGTTTTAGATTTGATAATAAAGGAAAACCCTGATACTAAAGTTTTAATTTTAACAGGCGATGATAATGTTGATATAGCATTAAATTCATTTAAGCATGGAGCTTCAGATTACATTGTTAAAACTGATACGCAATTCAGAAAAGTAATTTATTCATTATTTAATTTTTTTAATTTAATAGAAGCCAAAAATGAAACAAGAAAATATAAGTTTATTGCAATTATTTTGTTCGCATGTCTTGCTTTATTAATAGGAGGATTAATAGTTTTGGGTGTTTAA